The genomic stretch TTTAAATCGATAAGGCTTGACAATTACAAGCCCTTGAGGGAGATCGTGTTCGAAGTTTTAAGACAGGCCATAATCTCGGGAGACTTAAAACCCGGAGAGAGGCTTATGGAAGTCCAGCTTGCCGAAGAAATGGGGGTTTCCAGGACACCGGTAAGGGAAGCAATACGCAAGCTGGAACTAGAGGGCCTGGTGGTGATGATTCCAAGAAAGGGGGCTTATGTGGCGGGGCTTTCACTGAAGGATGCCGCTGATGTGTTCGAAATAAGGCAAGCTCTGGAAGGCCTTGCTGCTGCGCTGGCTGCAGAGCGAATAACCGAAGAAGAGATAGAAAGCCTTGAAAAAATTCTGGTGGAAATAAACGAAGCGGCCGAAAAAGAAGATGTGGATATGGTGATAAAAAAAGATGCCGAGTTCCACCAGATATTATTCAAAGCAACCCGGAACGACAGGCTTGTGCAGATAATAAATAACCTGAAAGAACAGATAGACCGGTTCAGAGTTCAGTCCTTTACCAACAAGGCGAGAATTAAGAGCCTTATGGAGGAACACAAAAAGATTGTGGAAGCCATAACCGAAAGGAATGTAGAACTCGCCAAAAAGTTGGCCGAAGAACACATAGAAAAGGTAGAAAACAACGTGATGAATATATTGAGAAAAGAGATGAATATGATGGAGGATGACCTGCCATGCTGAAGGCCCTTATTTTGGCCGGAAGCGGAAAAAACGATAAGTTGAAAGAGGATAAAGAAACCCCTAAGGCATTGATTAAAATAAACGGGCGCGAGATGATTCTTTATATTTTAGAGGCCCTGAAAAAACTTGATTACATAGAAAAAATTGTTGTAGTGGGACCTGAAAAAAAACTGAGCTCGGTAATTAAAAATTACGAAGTTGAAATAGTCCAGCAAGGCTATGAACTCATAGACAACGTAATAAAAGGTCTTGAATGTTTTTCAGACGAAGATGAAGTTCTGATTTTGACTTCAGATATTCCGATGATAACGCCGGAAGCCTTGGATGATTTTGTGAAAAGGGCAAAAGAGTCTGACGCTGAGTTTGCATACCCCATAATTTCAAAGGAAGATACTGAAAGAAAGTTTCCCGGGGTGAAGAGGACTTACGTAAAGGTAAAGGAAGGGACGTTTACCGGGGGCAATGCGGTTTTAGTCAAGGTTGGCAGCGGCAAAAAGTGCCTTAACAAGGCCAGGGATTTTTTTATTTACAGGAAGAGTCCTTGGAAGCTGGCTGCTATTTTAGGAATACCAGTAGTGCTGAAGTTCTTATTGGGACGGATTACCATTTCCGAAATTGAAAAAAGGGTCTTTGAACTTTTTGGCATAAACGCCCGGGCTGTAATAAGTAGATTCCCTGAGTTAGGCAGCGATGTGGACAAGGAAAGCGATCTGGAGCTTGCACGAAGAGTACTGGCGCGGGAGGTACTACAATGAGGCGGAGCAAAAGGCTAGTGCTTTTATCCAAATTCTTAAGCGACAATCCCAACCGCATCTTCACATTGAAGTTTTTCGGCGAAAAGTACGATGCGGCTAAATCTTCTATAAGCGAAGATTTGAATATAATAAAGGACGCCTTTTATGAAGGCGGAGAAGGTGTATTGGAAACAATTCCCGGCGCGGCGGGTGGCGTCAGATTTCGAATAAAAAGGCCAAAAGAGGAAATCGAAAATTTTATTTTGGGGCTTTGCAGTGTTTTATCAGACCGGTCCAGGATAATCCCGGGGGGCTATCTTTATATGACTGATATAATATTTTCTCCGGAGTATTCCTCTCGAATAGGCGAAATTTTTGCTCAAATATTCGTAGAAGAAGAACCGTCCTGCGTCCTTACTGTTGAAACTAAGGGAATACCGCTGGCTTTGATGACGGCAAAAGCCCTGGGAGTGCCCCTGGTGGTGGCGAGAAGAGACAGCAGGGTAACAGAAGGGCCTTCGGTTAATATAAGCTATGTATCGGGTTCAAGCCAGAGGATTCAAAATATGGCATTGCCCACAAGGGCCCTGTCAAAGAATGCGAGGGTACTTATAGTCGACGATTTTATGAAGGGCGGAGGCACCGCCCGAGGCATGATGGAACTGGTGAGGCAGTTTGGAGCGGAAGTGGTGGGAGTGGCGGTATTGGTGACAACTGCCCTACCGGTTGAAAAACTGGTGAAAAACTATATCTCACTCATGGTGCTTGAAAAGATTGATGCTGAAACAGGCCAAATTATCTTAAAACCCCTCAAATTTCAAAACGACAAAGAAGGATTTTGATATTTTTTATAGAACTACTAAAAAAACGGGTTAGGGGGAGGCATGGCCTTGGAAGTAACTGACGTCCGTATAAAGAAGGTAGAAAATGAGGGCAGGATGAAGGCCATTGTTTCGGTGACGTTCGACGACGAGTTTGTGGTCCACGATATAAGGATTATAGAAGGGGAAAAAGGCCTTTTCATCGCCATGCCCAGCCGCAAGACCGCAAGTGGCCGCTTCAAAGACGTAGCTCATCCTATAAATAAAACTTCTAGAGCTAAGATTGAGCAGGCGATTTTAAGACAATATGAAGCAGGAGTGTAAAGTAAATATAGGGCAGTTCCTGTCCTATATTTTTCTTTTTGAACTAGAGAGGATTTTTGCGAAAAATGTCGAAGTACGAGAAGGTTTGTGTTTTCCAATGAACCATAATGGGGGGAAACGGGTGTGGACTTTACTGCGATTATTTTGGCAGCCGGTGAAGGAACGCGTATGAACTCTAGCATACCTAAGGTGCTTCACAAGGTATGCGGTGTTCCCATGCTGGGACACGTGATTTCTCAGGCTAAGGAGGCCGGAGCCAAGAGGATAATTGTGGTGGTGGGCAGGGGTGCGGAGGAAATAAAAAGAGCTTTTGAAGGGCAAAAGGTGGAATTTGTCCTGCAGGCTGAACAAAAAGGTACAGGACATGCACTTTTGCAAACAGAAAGTGCAGTAAAAGGAGAAGAAACCCTCCTTGTGCTCTATGGAGACATGCCTCTTGTTACCAGCGAAACTTTAAAGTCCATGGTTGAATATCATATCCGGAACCTAACCGCTGCGACGGTGATGACGGCGAAGGTGAAGGACCCTGCGGGTTATGGGCGGATTATAAGGGAAGGGTATAGGGTGATCGCCATAAAGGAAGAGAAGGATGCGTCTCAGGAAGAAAAGGCCATCGGCGAAATAAATTCCGGCATATACTGCTTCGATGGGGAACGGGTTTTTGAAGCACTACGCCAGGTAAATAATAACAACGCACAAGGCGAATACTATCTAACGGATGTAGTGGAGATACTCAACCGAGAGGGAGAAAATGTTTTGGCCTATGAAGTTCAAGACCCGAGCGAGGTGCAGGGGGTAAACGATAGGATACAACTGGCGATGGCCCAGTCTGTAATGCAAAAGAGGATAATTCATCGCTTTATGAGGGGGGGAGTTACGTTTTTGGCCCCTGATTCTTGTGTTGTGGATGCAGGAGTTGAAATCGGAAGGGATACCATCATTTACCCCGGAGTGATCCTAGAAGGAAAAACCAAGATAGGAGAATGCTGTACGATAGTGGGATACAGCAGGATAGTAGACTCCTGCATAGGTAACAATGTGGAGATTGCCATGTGCCATATAAGGGAAAGCGTGATCGAGGATGGCGTAAAAATAGGACCTTTTGCTAACATACGTCCTGGAACCCATTTGATGGCGGGAGTTAAGGTGGGAGATTTCGTGGAAATAAAAAACAGCAAAGTTGGCGAAAGCTCTAAAGTGCCTCACCTTTCGTACGTTGGAGATGCCGATATAGGAAGCAATGTCAACATCGGTGCAGGGGTGATTTTTGTAAACTACGACGGCTTTAAAAAGCACAGAACGGTGGTGGAGGATGAGGCTTTCATAGGTTGCAACTCCAATCTTATTGCGCCGGTTAGGGTAGGGCACAGTTCCTATATAGCCGCAGGCTCCACGATAACCAAGGACGTGGAGGAAGGAGCTTTAGCAATAGCAAGGTCGCGGCAGGAAAATATATCCGGATGGGCGAGGAAACGCAAAGAACGCGAAGGAGGGAATAAAAGCGATGGAAAACAGGCTTGAAATTTTTACGGGAAACGCCAATGTGGAGCTCGCACGGGAAATAGCCAGGAATCTCGGAATCGAAGTAGGGGATGCGGTAGTAAACACATTCAGTGACGGGGAAATTCAGGTAAAGATTAACGAAAGCGTGAGGGGGGCCGACGTCTTTGTAGTTCAGCCATTGAGCTATCCAGTGAACGACCATTTGATGGAACTATTGATAATGTTGGATGCTTTCAAAAGGGCTTCTGCATGGCGCATTACAGCCGTAATACCGTATTACGGTTATGCTAGGCAGGACCGGAAGATAAGGGCACGTGACCCCATAACTGCAAAGTTGGTGGCAGACCTCATCTCAACTGCAGGAGCTCACAGGGTATTGACTATGGACCTTCATGCCGGCCAAATCCAGGGATTTTTCGATTTCCCGGTAGATCATTTGATGGCGGTGCCGATACTGGCTGACTACTTCAGGAAAAAGGGAATAGAAGACCCGGTGGTGGTGTCACCTGACGTGGGTGGAGTTACCAGGGCAAGGGAACTGGCCACAAGGCTGGGCGCATCCATCGCCATAATAGATAAGCGAAGACCCGAACCCAATATGGCCGAAATAATGAATGTAATAGGAAAAGTGAAGGGCAAGACAGTAATTATGATAGACGACATCATAGATACGGCGGGCACCATAACACTGGGAGCCCAGGCCTTGCTGGAACACGGGGCAAAAGAAATCTACGCCTGCTGTACCCATCCGGTGCTCTCGGGGCCGGCCATTGAGAGGCTTTCTGCCTCGCCCATAAAAGAAATTGTGGTGACAAACACCATACCGTTGAGAGAACACCAGAAAATTGACAAAATTAAGGTTTTGTCAGTAGCACAGACATTTGCCGAAGCGATAAAACGCATCCATAACAACGAATCGGTGAGCACTCTTTTTGATTGATATTGATTTATTGTGACAAAAAGGTTATACTAATGTCCGTAATTAAGAAAGGAGGAAGGATGATGGCTCAGGTAAGTCTTGCAGTTGAAGAGAGAAAGCTTGCTGGAAAAGGCCATTTAAACGAGCTCAGAAAAAGCGGCAAAATACCCGGGGTACTTTACGGAAAGAACATAGAGACAAAAGCTGTTGCCGTAGACGCCAAAGAAATAAATAAATTGTTTAAAACTCACGGCGAAGGC from Caldanaerovirga acetigignens encodes the following:
- a CDS encoding GntR family transcriptional regulator; this translates as MVGKFKSIRLDNYKPLREIVFEVLRQAIISGDLKPGERLMEVQLAEEMGVSRTPVREAIRKLELEGLVVMIPRKGAYVAGLSLKDAADVFEIRQALEGLAAALAAERITEEEIESLEKILVEINEAAEKEDVDMVIKKDAEFHQILFKATRNDRLVQIINNLKEQIDRFRVQSFTNKARIKSLMEEHKKIVEAITERNVELAKKLAEEHIEKVENNVMNILRKEMNMMEDDLPC
- a CDS encoding NTP transferase domain-containing protein; amino-acid sequence: MLKALILAGSGKNDKLKEDKETPKALIKINGREMILYILEALKKLDYIEKIVVVGPEKKLSSVIKNYEVEIVQQGYELIDNVIKGLECFSDEDEVLILTSDIPMITPEALDDFVKRAKESDAEFAYPIISKEDTERKFPGVKRTYVKVKEGTFTGGNAVLVKVGSGKKCLNKARDFFIYRKSPWKLAAILGIPVVLKFLLGRITISEIEKRVFELFGINARAVISRFPELGSDVDKESDLELARRVLAREVLQ
- the purR gene encoding pur operon repressor; the protein is MRRSKRLVLLSKFLSDNPNRIFTLKFFGEKYDAAKSSISEDLNIIKDAFYEGGEGVLETIPGAAGGVRFRIKRPKEEIENFILGLCSVLSDRSRIIPGGYLYMTDIIFSPEYSSRIGEIFAQIFVEEEPSCVLTVETKGIPLALMTAKALGVPLVVARRDSRVTEGPSVNISYVSGSSQRIQNMALPTRALSKNARVLIVDDFMKGGGTARGMMELVRQFGAEVVGVAVLVTTALPVEKLVKNYISLMVLEKIDAETGQIILKPLKFQNDKEGF
- the spoVG gene encoding septation regulator SpoVG; protein product: MEVTDVRIKKVENEGRMKAIVSVTFDDEFVVHDIRIIEGEKGLFIAMPSRKTASGRFKDVAHPINKTSRAKIEQAILRQYEAGV
- the glmU gene encoding bifunctional UDP-N-acetylglucosamine diphosphorylase/glucosamine-1-phosphate N-acetyltransferase GlmU, which gives rise to MDFTAIILAAGEGTRMNSSIPKVLHKVCGVPMLGHVISQAKEAGAKRIIVVVGRGAEEIKRAFEGQKVEFVLQAEQKGTGHALLQTESAVKGEETLLVLYGDMPLVTSETLKSMVEYHIRNLTAATVMTAKVKDPAGYGRIIREGYRVIAIKEEKDASQEEKAIGEINSGIYCFDGERVFEALRQVNNNNAQGEYYLTDVVEILNREGENVLAYEVQDPSEVQGVNDRIQLAMAQSVMQKRIIHRFMRGGVTFLAPDSCVVDAGVEIGRDTIIYPGVILEGKTKIGECCTIVGYSRIVDSCIGNNVEIAMCHIRESVIEDGVKIGPFANIRPGTHLMAGVKVGDFVEIKNSKVGESSKVPHLSYVGDADIGSNVNIGAGVIFVNYDGFKKHRTVVEDEAFIGCNSNLIAPVRVGHSSYIAAGSTITKDVEEGALAIARSRQENISGWARKRKEREGGNKSDGKQA
- a CDS encoding ribose-phosphate diphosphokinase — encoded protein: MENRLEIFTGNANVELAREIARNLGIEVGDAVVNTFSDGEIQVKINESVRGADVFVVQPLSYPVNDHLMELLIMLDAFKRASAWRITAVIPYYGYARQDRKIRARDPITAKLVADLISTAGAHRVLTMDLHAGQIQGFFDFPVDHLMAVPILADYFRKKGIEDPVVVSPDVGGVTRARELATRLGASIAIIDKRRPEPNMAEIMNVIGKVKGKTVIMIDDIIDTAGTITLGAQALLEHGAKEIYACCTHPVLSGPAIERLSASPIKEIVVTNTIPLREHQKIDKIKVLSVAQTFAEAIKRIHNNESVSTLFD